One Symbiobacterium terraclitae DNA window includes the following coding sequences:
- a CDS encoding RNA polymerase sigma factor, which translates to MSKSLDELLVERAKKGDVEAFEQLISQHEHTVYNIAYRLTGNHDDAADVAQEAFIRAYSSLADFRGDSSFATWLYRIVNNACLDELRKRKRQRVTYIDQTVEMEDGEVSRQIADTADGPEQALERVEIRRAIQESICQLDEEYRVVLVMRELQGYSYNEIADALGLNLGTVKSRLNRARHALKEKFARLELLTPRVVYSPRRGKAHEL; encoded by the coding sequence GTGTCCAAATCCCTCGACGAACTTCTCGTAGAGAGGGCGAAAAAGGGAGACGTTGAGGCGTTTGAGCAGCTGATCAGCCAGCACGAGCATACCGTATACAACATCGCGTACCGGCTGACCGGCAACCATGACGACGCCGCCGACGTGGCCCAGGAAGCCTTTATCCGTGCATACAGTTCGTTGGCGGACTTCCGGGGCGACTCCTCCTTCGCGACCTGGCTGTACCGCATCGTGAACAACGCGTGCCTGGATGAACTCCGGAAGCGCAAGCGGCAGCGGGTCACCTACATCGATCAGACCGTCGAGATGGAGGATGGCGAGGTCTCGCGCCAGATCGCCGATACCGCCGACGGCCCCGAACAGGCGCTGGAGCGGGTCGAGATCCGGCGGGCCATACAGGAGAGCATCTGCCAGTTGGATGAGGAATACCGCGTCGTACTCGTGATGCGTGAGCTGCAGGGGTACTCGTACAACGAGATCGCAGATGCACTGGGCCTCAATCTCGGCACGGTCAAGTCCCGGCTGAACCGGGCCAGGCACGCGCTCAAGGAAAAGTTCGCGCGCCTGGAACTTTTGACGCCGAGAGTCGTCTACAGTCCCAGGAGGGGAAAAGCCCATGAACTGTGA
- a CDS encoding matrixin family metalloprotease: protein MVPKAGLELARAERVCLPRSLQREKRRNYCNVTSQAPLWECNAKSFSHSVATHEPGHALGLHDENSEVATMNQGRDRDQTYVPQPDDTSGITTMYP from the coding sequence GTGGTGCCGAAGGCGGGACTTGAACTCGCACGGGCCGAGCGGGTCTGCCTCCCTCGCTCTTTGCAGAGAGAAAAACGCCGTAACTATTGCAATGTTACGAGCCAGGCGCCATTGTGGGAGTGTAATGCAAAATCCTTCAGCCACAGTGTAGCGACTCATGAGCCGGGCCATGCGCTGGGCTTGCACGATGAAAATAGCGAAGTTGCAACCATGAACCAGGGTCGGGATCGAGACCAGACCTACGTGCCGCAGCCAGATGACACCAGCGGGATCACAACGATGTACCCCTGA
- a CDS encoding response regulator, with amino-acid sequence MPHILVADDDLDIARLVEFQLKYSGYQVTLAHDGNTALDRARAGRPDLILLDWMMPGLDGMECLTALKSDPSLRHIPVILMTARAQQGDVQAGIAAGATAYLVKPFDLEQLIHAVKEAVG; translated from the coding sequence ATGCCGCACATCCTTGTTGCCGACGACGACCTCGACATCGCACGCCTCGTCGAGTTCCAGTTGAAATACAGCGGATATCAGGTGACCCTGGCCCACGACGGCAACACGGCCCTGGACCGCGCCCGCGCGGGCCGGCCGGACCTGATCCTCCTGGACTGGATGATGCCGGGGCTCGACGGGATGGAGTGCCTCACCGCGCTCAAGTCCGACCCCTCCCTGCGGCACATCCCCGTCATCCTGATGACCGCCCGCGCGCAGCAGGGCGACGTCCAGGCCGGGATCGCCGCCGGCGCAACCGCGTACCTGGTGAAGCCCTTTGATCTGGAGCAGTTGATCCACGCCGTGAAGGAGGCCGTTGGATGA
- a CDS encoding ATP-binding protein: protein MNQTPYRWDTGLRVRVFGLLLFLLSLLVGLGLILTITFTQLNTYRERAEASQQNVNRMQQVATTYAEMTAALRGYLLTGSEVVLAPYGPGLMEVEKLLTQLEHDVEDQDEQLARVRRVRELIENWRSRVADPEIERKRQGSPDAGSLLMDEGVNYIALIRAERDAFIDAESRLEETGMLNANRAADQVVLVTWLAISLAAVLALGGFLIFARGVTRSTTALAEAANRIAQGERGVVLEAPLDGELQVVANAFAAMSVTLAEQEKRLQAQQEQLIAQNEELLAQQESVKQHAEELERQERHLSRLHSLSSKMVGSIEIDQLSTLILDEYLDLYGGVAGALLMADEFGERLRVLSERWLSPELKGQFIPASGQLARCMELKEVVIARYPETQTRFSVWTHAVPVTQEIYVPLVHTGRAIGVVVIAFTEPTEVNAEARALWHAVASQASVALAAAQNHLEVKRAFTALQEQAAQIEMLNAQLEEERDRTSAQLDIYLSIVSTMPAGAWLCDTGGNLLVSNSMFQEFFGATAPDEPLEKVLARISAVLPPDDPFPEIVRQLIHDPRETADGRLHLTTGYTLQWSSAPVGSGQSRVGRLFTFQDVTELAELDRLKSEFVNTVSHELRTPLTSIMGYLSLVLAETVGPLQEQQREFLNVVSRNTSRLANLINDLLDIQRIESGRMPLNLTPTSLSQVVSQVAETFRVQAEQKGLSFTVNLPEGGEPLIQADPDRLTQIVSNLVSNAVKYTREGGVTITVSADGDRVELSVADTGIGISPSDQKRIFEKFYRAEHPYVREVGGTGLGLPIVRTMVEEHGGELRLESEPGKGSRFTVTFRAWRAE from the coding sequence ATGAACCAGACGCCCTACCGCTGGGATACCGGGCTGCGGGTGCGGGTGTTCGGCCTGCTTCTCTTCCTGCTCTCGCTGCTGGTGGGGCTGGGCCTGATCCTCACCATCACCTTCACCCAGCTCAACACCTACCGGGAGCGGGCGGAGGCCAGCCAGCAGAACGTCAACCGCATGCAGCAGGTGGCCACCACCTACGCCGAGATGACGGCCGCCCTCAGGGGTTACCTGCTGACCGGCAGCGAGGTGGTGCTGGCGCCGTACGGGCCCGGCCTGATGGAGGTCGAGAAGCTGCTCACCCAGCTGGAACACGACGTGGAAGATCAGGATGAGCAGCTGGCGCGCGTGCGCCGCGTGCGGGAGCTCATTGAGAACTGGCGGTCGCGGGTGGCCGACCCGGAGATCGAGCGCAAGCGCCAGGGCTCGCCGGACGCGGGCAGCCTGCTGATGGACGAAGGCGTCAACTACATCGCCCTGATCAGGGCGGAGCGGGATGCGTTCATCGACGCCGAGTCCCGCCTTGAGGAGACCGGCATGCTGAACGCGAACCGGGCCGCGGACCAGGTGGTGCTCGTCACCTGGCTGGCGATCTCCCTCGCTGCGGTGCTGGCGCTGGGCGGCTTCCTGATCTTCGCCCGCGGCGTCACCCGGTCCACCACCGCCCTCGCCGAGGCGGCCAACCGCATCGCCCAGGGCGAGCGCGGGGTGGTGCTCGAGGCGCCGCTGGACGGTGAGCTGCAGGTCGTGGCCAACGCCTTCGCCGCGATGTCCGTCACGCTCGCCGAGCAGGAGAAGCGGCTCCAGGCGCAGCAGGAGCAGCTGATCGCCCAGAACGAGGAGCTGCTCGCCCAGCAGGAGTCGGTGAAGCAGCACGCGGAAGAGCTGGAGCGGCAGGAGCGCCACCTGAGCCGGCTGCACAGCCTCTCAAGCAAGATGGTGGGCTCCATCGAGATCGACCAGCTCTCCACCCTGATCCTGGACGAGTACCTCGACCTCTACGGCGGGGTGGCCGGCGCCCTCCTGATGGCGGACGAGTTCGGCGAGCGGCTGCGGGTCCTGTCCGAGCGCTGGCTGTCGCCGGAGCTGAAGGGCCAGTTCATCCCCGCCTCCGGCCAGCTCGCCCGCTGCATGGAGCTCAAGGAGGTCGTGATCGCCCGCTACCCCGAAACGCAGACCCGGTTCTCGGTCTGGACGCACGCGGTGCCCGTGACGCAGGAGATCTACGTGCCGCTGGTGCACACCGGCCGGGCCATCGGCGTGGTGGTCATCGCCTTCACCGAGCCGACCGAGGTGAACGCCGAGGCCAGGGCGCTCTGGCACGCCGTGGCCAGCCAGGCCTCGGTGGCGCTGGCGGCGGCCCAGAACCACCTGGAGGTGAAGCGGGCGTTCACCGCCCTGCAGGAGCAGGCGGCGCAGATCGAGATGCTCAACGCCCAGCTCGAGGAGGAGCGGGACCGCACCTCGGCCCAGTTGGACATCTACCTCTCCATCGTCTCGACGATGCCGGCCGGCGCGTGGCTCTGCGACACCGGCGGCAACCTGCTGGTCTCCAACTCGATGTTCCAGGAGTTCTTCGGCGCGACGGCGCCCGACGAGCCCCTGGAGAAGGTGCTCGCCCGGATCAGCGCCGTGCTGCCTCCGGACGATCCCTTCCCCGAGATCGTCCGCCAGCTGATCCACGACCCGCGGGAGACGGCCGACGGCAGGCTGCACCTGACGACCGGCTACACGCTGCAGTGGTCCTCCGCCCCCGTCGGGTCCGGCCAGAGCCGGGTAGGCCGCCTCTTCACCTTCCAGGACGTCACCGAACTGGCCGAGCTCGACCGGCTGAAGTCGGAGTTCGTCAACACCGTCTCCCACGAGCTGCGCACGCCGCTCACCTCCATCATGGGCTACCTGAGCCTGGTACTGGCGGAGACGGTGGGGCCGCTGCAGGAGCAGCAGCGGGAGTTCCTCAACGTGGTCTCCCGCAACACCAGCCGGCTGGCCAACCTGATCAACGACCTGCTGGACATCCAGCGCATCGAATCCGGCCGCATGCCGCTCAACCTCACCCCCACCTCGCTCTCCCAGGTGGTGAGCCAGGTGGCCGAGACCTTCCGGGTGCAGGCCGAGCAGAAGGGGCTCTCCTTCACCGTCAACCTGCCGGAGGGCGGCGAGCCGCTGATCCAGGCCGACCCGGACCGGCTGACGCAGATCGTCTCCAACCTGGTCTCCAACGCCGTGAAGTACACCCGCGAGGGCGGGGTGACCATCACCGTGTCCGCCGACGGCGACCGCGTGGAACTCTCGGTGGCCGACACGGGCATCGGCATCTCCCCCTCCGACCAGAAGCGGATTTTCGAGAAGTTCTACCGGGCGGAGCACCCCTACGTCCGGGAGGTGGGCGGCACCGGCCTCGGGCTGCCCATCGTGCGGACGATGGTCGAGGAGCACGGCGGGGAACTGCGGCTGGAGAGCGAGCCGGGCAAGGGATCGCGGTTTACCGTCACCTTCAGGGCCTGGCGCGCGGAGTAG